The segment TGGCTGAAGACACAGTGAGTGGCAAAAGATTTGACTACATGCTGGACATACCAAAAAATAAATAAATACAAATAGGTCAATTGACTAAAAGAGGCTTTATCAGATGATATAGCCTCTTTTCATTTTCAGTAAAGTCTTTTGCTGGAATGTAGAAATTACGGTAAAACGTTACGAGTTTTCCTAATATCTGCTAATTGTTACCTATTAACACATACGATAGGGTTGTATTTTTCGTTACTCTTCTTTATTTTCGGGCATTATCATGACATAGTTACGTGTTGGGATAATCACTCAATCATAAAATCCGTTGAGTGTAAATCAGAAAACCGATATCGCTAAAAAACCAATATTCTATTCGACCCAAAAAAATACCGCATGAACTGGATTAGAAAAACCATCCTACTAACCTGCTTTTTTATTGCAACACTTTCCTCGTTTGCACAAATTGATACTGAGTTTTGGTTTGCTGCGCCGGACATTTCTTCAAGTACCGGTCTGGATCGACCTGCCTTCTTACGTATTGCTTCTTTTAAAGATGCCGGCACAGTGACAATCTCGCAACCGGCAGGCGGCGGTTTGCCAACACAAGTGATTAATCTTCCTGCCAACTCCAGCGCATCCATTGATTTAACAGCATGGCTTGCTGCTGTAGAATGTGGGCCTGGCAATACAGTACAGAACAAGGGTATCAGAATTGTTTCAACAGCACAGATATCTGTTTACTATGAGGTGAACCATACAAGTCGTAATCCTGAATTATTTGTATTGAAGGGAAAGAATGCATTAGGAAATGATTTCTTTATTTCATCTCAAAATGCTGGATCAAACACTACAGCGCATACACCTTTGCCTTATTCTTCATTCAATATTGTTGCAACAGAAGATAATACAAACATAACTATAACTCCGGCAAAAAATATTGTTGGTCATTTGGCTGGCGTACCATTTACAATTACACTTAACCGTGGACAGACCTATGCTGCCATCGCAACATCACAGGCACCGGCTGATCATTTAGAAGGTTCGAAAGTTACTTCAACGAAACCAGTAGCAATAACACTTGCAGATGATTTAGTAATATCGCCGGGTTATGCCTGTGCTGATTTAATTGGAGATCAAACAATTCCAATAAGTGTAACAGGCACAGAATATGTAGTTACAAAAGGTTATTTAATAGGTACACAGGAAAAAATTTACATTACTGCCACTGCTAATGGAACTACAGTATCACAAGACGGCATTGTAGTTGGCACATTAAATGCCGGACAGACATTACAAACAAATCTTTCAAATGCATCCTCATATATTGTTGCTTCAAATCCCGTTTATGTTTACCAGATTTCTGGTATAGGTTGTGAACTTGGGGGTGCTATTTTACCGCCAATTAAATGTACAGGTAGTTTGTCCGTAACCTATACAAGAAGCAGCAGTCGTTCAAACTATTTGAATGTACTTATCAGAGCTGGCGGGGAATCATTCTTTAAGGTAAATGGCAGTAATAGTGTCATTAAGCCTACAGATTTTTCACCTGTTCCAGGTACAGCAAACCAATGGCTATCGGCAAGTGTTCTTTTATCTAACTCCATTTCAGCAATCGATTCACCCGTAACTATAACAAATTCCCGAACGTTCTTCCACTTAGGTGTATTGATTGGCAATGACAGAGAAGGAACAGCTTTTGGTTTCTTCAGCAGCTTCAACAATAACTATGCTAATGCAAGCACCACAACTCCATTTATTTGTGATGGAGGTAAGGTTTCTCTTTTTGCAGACACTTTACTTACTGCTACATATCAATGGACGGGGCCCAATGGTTTTACCAGTAATCAACAAAACCCGGTGATAAATAATGCAACAACTGCAAGTGCCGGAAAATATTACTTGACCGTTTCACTACCCGGCTGCGGCAATCAGCTCGACTCAGTTACAATTGGAATTGGTGGAAGCAAAACATCAACTGTCAATCGAACAATTTGCGAGGGTGATACAGTTGAAGGTTATACAACCAGTGGAACATATATTGATACATTAAACACAGCACTTGGTTGTGACAGCATCCGCACATTAAATCTTATTGTGTTGCCAAAATCTGTTCTTACGCTCACTCAAACTATTTGTGAAGGAGGTTCTGTTTTTGGTTACACACAAACAGGTATTTACATTGACACATTAACAGCAGCAAATGGCTGCGACAGTATCAGAACAATTAACCTTACTGTATTACCAAGATCAAGATCAACACTTACAGAAACCATTTGTCAAGGACAATCCTATCTCGGATATTCAACCGCAGGAATACATGTAGATACGTTAGTAGCGGCAAATGGCTGCGACAGCATCAGAACGTTAATCTTGAACGTTGATACGCAACCGCTACCCAATTTAGGTCCCAACAGGGAATTGTGTGTTGGGGATACCATTCAACTTTATCCGGGGCTATATGCTTCGTATCTATGGCAGGATAATTCAACCAATGATCGGTTTGTAGTTAATCAAACCGGCAACTATTCGGTAACTGTAACTAATGCCTGTGGCTCAGCCTCAGATGCTGTTACAATAAGGGCAGTTGATTGTGTAATACTGTTCCCGAACGCCTTTACACCTAACGGTGATGGAAGAAATGACTATTTTAAGATTCTGAATGCATTTAATCTCACAGATTATAAATTAACTATTTACAACAGGTGGGGGCAGCTTGTATATACCACTACCGATTTCAGGCAGGGTTGGGATGGGCAATTGAAAGGCATGCCCCAAGACCCCGGAATGTTTGTTTACTATTCAAGTTATAAAAAAGACAACATCCCTGTTACAACCAAAGGCTCTTTCATCTTAATCAGATAAATTGAAAAATTAATAATTAAGAAAGCCACCATCAAATGATGGTGGCTTTCTTAATTCGTATATTTTTATTTCCTTTAGCGAAGATCAACTACTTCTACACCGGGATATTTTGCTTTATCAAATACAAACTGCGCATCTGCAACAGCGGCTTTTCCATTAAGAGTTGCAACAGTATAAGTATACTTATTACCACTCTTCTCTAACACTTTAGTGCTGTAGATGGTTTGAGCTGCTTTATCTACCCACACAATTACTTTGAAAAAAGATTTTGTTTTATCAACAGGAGTTAATTCAATTTCCTGTAATGTTTTACCGGCTTCTTTCTTTTCCCCATTCAGTTTATAAAGAAAATCTTTATCGTAAAAATTGGTAAACAACTTTTGTGGTGTAATAGAATTCTGTGAAGCATCATATTTTGAAATAGTTACTTCATTTACCGATTTATCATAGTTCCAGATATTGGTACCATCACAATAAATATCCTGACCACCCGTAATGTTTACCCGATACTTTGTACCCTTTGTAAACAAAGAGCCTTTCTTAATGCCCAGCACCTTCCCTTTAGCATCTTCATTCTTAAAAGAAAAACTTGCTTGCACTGCTTTAAACGTCTTGAATTTTGCGCTTACTGCATCAAGAATTTTTTTAGCTGCTGGATCGCTCTTACCCAAACTCTGGCTCTGGGCCATGATCGATAAACTAAAGATCGCAGCTATTGCTGTTAGGAGGATCGCCTTCATTCTAATGGTATTCATTCTGTTCTCTGGTTTTTATATATGGATCGCTTGCACAATCCGGTTGTTTAGTATTCAGAGTGCTATCCAAAGTGATTGGTTGCAACTGAAAAACTTAAGAATTTGTAAAGGTGCTGAACAAATCTAAGGCCGCAAAGATAGGTATCTGCAGGAAAATGGTTGAGTGGAAGCCGCTGAGCAAACTTTAACAACTACCCCATCATCTCGAGATGCTGGTTAAGCTCCGATTCTGTCTTGATCAATACATCTCTTGCCTTACTGCCTTGGCTTGGTCCAACGATCCCGGCTGCTTCCAGTTGGTCCATTAAACGACCGGCACGGTTATAACCCAGCTTCATACGGCGTTGCAGCAAGGAAGTAGAGCCAACCTGGTTCTGGACGATCAAACGGGCGGCATCTTCAAAGAGAGCATCTCTATCTGACAGATCAAAATCCTTTCCCTCCAATTCTTTCTCATCAACATACTCAGGCAGTAAAAACGGCTGCGGATAGCCACGTTGTTTACTGATGAACGAAACGATATCATCCACCTCCGGTGTATCAACAAAAGCACATTGTAAACGGGTGAGTTCACCATTGTAACTGATGAGCATATCACCTTTACCGATCAACTGTTCAGCACCGCCTGTATCAAGGATGGTACGACTGTCGACCTTAGACGACACTTTAAAAGCGATCCTTGCAGGGAAGTTGGCCTTAATTGTACCAGTGATAATATTTACTGAAGGACGTTGTGTTGCAATAATGAGATGGATACCAACAGCACGGGCCAACTGTGCCAGGCGTGCAATCGGCATCTCCACTTCTTTACCGGCAGTCATGATCAGATCAGCAAACTCATCAATAACCAATACAATGAATGGAAGATATTGATGCCCTTTTTGCGGATTGAGTTTACGTGCAACAAATTTTTCATTGTATTCACGAAGGTTACGACATCCTGCTTCTTTCAACAGATCATAACGGTTGTCCATTTCAATACACAAAGCATTAAGTGTATTGATCACTTTCTTGGTATCTGTAATGATCGATTCTTCTTCACCCGGCAGTTTTGCTAAGAAATGGTTTTCGATGTGACGATATAAACTCAACTCCACTTTCTTAGGATCGATCAACACAAACTTCAATTGCGATGGATGTTTTTTATACAACAGCGACACAAGTATCGCATTCAAACCAACTGATTTACCTTGTCCCGTTGCACCTGCCATGAGCAAGTGAGGCATAGTTGTAAGATCAACAATGAAGTTTTCGTTATCGATCTTTTTTCCAATGGCAATCGGCAAACCAAAATTGTTATGTTGAAATTTTTCTGAAGACAAGAGTGTTTTCATACTCACCACCGTCTTCTTCACATTCGGCACCTCAATACCAATGGTACCTTTGCCGGGAATTGGTGCAATGATACGGATACCCAACGCTGCAAGACTTAACGCAATATCATCTTCCAGGTTTTTGATACGTGATATACGCACACCTGCGGCAGGAACAATTTCATATAATGTAACTGTTGGACCAACCGTTGCAAATATTTTCTGTATTTCTATATCGTAGTTGCGGAGTGTGCTGATGATCTGATTTTTGTAACTCTCCAGTTCATGCGGATCCTGTACAATTTTTTCGCTACCGTGATTTTCCAGCAAATTCAGTGATGGAAATTTGTAATCTTTCAGATCAAGAAACGGATCATATGGTGGCAAATTCTCTACTACTTTTTTAACAGGCGTTTCATCATCGTCATCTTCGTCCTCATCATCAGTTACATTCTTTATTTCCAATGCAGGCCCAATTTCCTCTTCATCGATCTTAGCTGCCTTCTTTGGTTTATCTGCATATGGAATGGTCATTTCAACTGATGACTCAGTTTGTGGTTGTTCTGCAAAAGGAAGCGGCGTTAGAGGCGCAACATCTTCTTCCTTTTCATTGATGATAAAACTATGAAGTGGATTTTCTTTTTCTTCTGTTAATGGAACCGGTGTAAAAGAAGATTCTTTTTTCAGTTGGTTTTTTGCCTGCTCTTCAATTGCAAATTTTTCATTCACATCAATGGCAACACGTTCAGCAATTTCTTCGGGCAATGGATCAACAATAATTTCTTTTGGTTTGCGTGCAGGCAATTTAAACACCGGGTTAAAACGCCAGATAAGGTAAGAAACTGCAGCTAATGACAAGATCAATCCCGTACCGGCAGTACCAACAAAACCATTTAACCAACTTGCTGAATAATTACCAAATGCCCCACCCCATGGAAAACCAAATCCTTTCATGAAAAATGAAAAGAACACGGGCAACACCAGTAAGCCAACCAACACATACTTGAGGTTACGGGCCATGGAAAAAACTTTCTTCCCGAATAAAAAATTGGTACCGATGATAAAAAAGAAACTGCAGATGAGATAAGATGATACGCCAAATCCTTTGTAAAAAAACAAATGTGATACCCAGGCACCAAAGCGGCCCAACAGGTTAGAGACTGCTACTTCTTCATCAAACAATACACCCGCTCCATGACGCAATACTTTGTCCTGGTCTTCTTTCCAGGTAAACAGGTAAGACGTAAATGCAATAAACAAAACAAGTGAAACAATAAACAAAGCAATGCCGGCGATCTTATGTGTTCGCTCGTCTTTCACCAGTTCCTTTACGTTTATCTGCTCCTCTTTTTCCTGCTTCAGCTGTTCAGGGCTTTCCTTTTTCTTCTTGTCTTTCGTGCGGTTTGAGGCCATAAAAACAAAGATAAAGAATGGAAACATCCTAACAACGGCCAAAAGGAACCTGCTTTCCGCAAAAATTTCTATCTTTCTGCTGAACTTTCTGCTACATGAAAAAATACTGTCTACCCATTATTCTGTTCTTTCTGAATCTTTCCGTGGCCGGTGCCCACCAGGATACAAGTTTGTCGGTGATCTATACATCCAAGGTGATCAATCTGCATTTTCTTCAACCCAACATGCACGTGTTTGTTGATAAACAAAACAATACCGATATACAGACTCTCCGGGGATCAATGTTTCTCCACCTGAACGAAAAACCAAAGCGGAGTGTATCGAAAAACTCTCTTAGCGGATCAAATATCTATCTCCTCTTCTGGATCAATAATGATGAAGAAAAACCCCGTAATTTCTATATTTCGCCGGGCATTTATGCAAGAGAATGTGTTGTGTTTTCAAGGTTGAATAATGATTATCCGTGGGTTGAGATACCCGGGCAGATCGATCCTTCAAAAAACGAAAACGCTTACCGTTATTTTACTGTTCCGTCAGGTGTGGAGATGCAAATACTTGTCCGTTGCCGGTACGCAAAGGCTGCTGTTGTATCACTAAAGCCGTTCCTGATCAATCCTATTTATTTCGACGATCACGTTAACAAGATCCACAATAACTGGTATGGTTTAAATACGTTTACTTACTTGTTATGTGGATTGCTGTTAATGATGTTACTCTATTCATTTGCAAACTATGTGCAGAATTATAAACGATCATTTTTATACTATTCTATCTATGCACTTTCTATTGCTGCACTCCTTTTTTTAAAAGCAGTTTTATACCAGCGATCGATACCCTTCAATTTCTTTTATGAAGAATATTTCGATTACTTCCTGCAGATCATAGGTTACATTTTCTACATCGGCTTTACAAGAATGTTTCTTGATACGCCAAAGAATTATCCCCTGCTGAACAAGATGTTCATTATTGCAGAAATAATACTGGCAGTGTTCCTTACTGTTTTTACAATACTATATTTTACCGGCGAAGCATACAGCAAGCTTGAATCAACAGAAAATGCAAGTAAATTCTTCCTGATCTTTCTCGGAATTATGTACCTCGTTTTGGGTATTGTGAAACGTAACAAGCTGATGAATTATTTACTGATGGGAAATATCGCAAATCTCATCGGTGGTGGTATATCCATGTTTCTTATTTCATTTCCTTCAACCAGTATTTTTCCTTCAACAGGATTATTCCGTCAATCATTATTTTATTTCGAAGTAGGTATTTTGTTTGAATTGATTTTCTTCCTGCTTGGTCTTGTCTATAAAAACAAAATAGAATTGATTGAAAAAGTAAAAATGGATGAAGCCATTAAACAGGAAGCCGACAGGCAGGAGTACGAAAAACAGATCGCTATATTAAGTGCGCAGCAAGATGAACGTAGCCGTATTTCTGCAGACATGCATGACGAGTTAGGAAGTGGTGTTACAGCTATCCGCTTGTTGAGTGAAATTGCACGGCAGAAAACAAAACAGCAACCTATCGACGAAATCTCACGCATCTCCTACAATGCCAATGAACTCATGACCAAGATGAATGCCATCATCTGGAGTATGAATCCCGGCAACGATACGATGAGCAGCCTTGTAGCCTATATCCGCTCCTATGCATCTGAATACCTCGATAATTTTAATATGGATTACAACATCAATGTTACAGCTGATATTCCTGATGAAGATGTGTCAGGTGTAAAGCGCCGTAATATCTTTTTGGTATTAAAAGAGTCGATCAACAATGTAATGAAACATGCAAAAGCTACACAGGTTGAGATCAACATTCGTTTTGCCAATGAAAATATGCTGGTTGAAATCGTTGACAACGGCAAAGGAATTGATCCTGAAAAATTAAACCAGTTTGGTAATGGTTTAAAAAATATGCAGCGACGCATGGAAAGTGTTGGTGGAAGTTTTACCATTCTTAACCATAATGGAACAACTGTAAAATTAGAAATGCCTTTGCACTGATTCTATTCTTTTCGTACACCCAGGAAGAGAAACAACCATCCGGCAATAAAACATACACCGCCAATTGGCGTAATAGCACCTAGCCAGTTTACTGATGTGGCACCTGTTGCTTTTAAAAGTATCATAGTGTAGAGTGATCCGCTGAAGACAAGAATACCTGTAATGAATAAATAACCTGCACGCTTATACCAAACATTAATTCCCTGCTTTAACAGTACACCCGTAAGCGCAATTGCAAACAAATGATAGAAATGATATTGTACTGCAGTTTGCCAGGTTTGTATGGCTTTTTCATCAACCAATTCTCTTAATGCATGTGCACCAAAAGCACCAAGGGCAACCGCAATTGCACCAAGGATAAAACTGATGCTTAAAAACTGCTTATCCATTCCTGCGTATGATTTTTTGAAAGTTATCGAGGCTCATAAACTCAGCCGGCAAATGATACATTGCCTGGTTGTAAAAATGTTCCCGCTCGGTAAGTTTACCCGTAATGAATTGTGCCAGCACCTCATCATTCATACCGGCTATCAATGGCCTGGTTTCCTTTTCTGTATGTAAACGTTTTACCAGTAACTCAACGGGACTTTTGATGTAGATCGTTACACCTTGTGCATTCATCCGTTTCATATTATTATGAAAACAAGGCGTGCCGCCACCGCAACTGAGAATAAAATTATCAAGCTTCATGTAAGTGCAAAGCGTTTCTTTCTCCATCTTTCTGAACGCTTCTTCACCTTTCTCTTCAAAAATTGCAGTTACCGCTTTCCCTTCACGCTTTTCTATTTCTTCATCAAGATCGTAAAACTTCAACCCAAATTTCTCACTCCATTGCTTGCCCCAGTATGTTTTACCGCTGCCCATAAACCCTGTAATGAAATATCGCATGAAGGAGTTAGTTGTTTGCTACGAAGGTAGTGAGTGATAAGGGATGAGTGATGAGTTACTTCAACTTATTTTATTGCTTACGAATAAAGTGAGTGGCGAATGGTGAGTGTGAATAAAACCCTCGACACAAAATTCCAACGATTCATTGGATATGTCCGATTGCGTATTCACCATTCACAACAAAAAAGCCCATCGTTTTTCAACGATGGGCCGTATAAAGATCAGTTATAACTGTCTTATTCTGCGCTCTTGCTTTCTTCAGCACCGCCATCTAGCTTCTTCTTCAGATCGGCGAGAACACCTAAGTCACCAAGCGTGGTTTTTTCCACTTTGCTTTGTACTTCTTTCACCGCTTTCTTGGTGCGTACAGCATCAGCTTGTTTTTCTTTGAACTCAGCGTTCTTCTCGTCAGCAATTGCTTTTTCCCAGATACGTGCATGACTGATTACAACACGCTTTTCGTTACGATCGAATTCGATCACGACAAACTGTGCAGTTTCGTCTGCCATTACCTGTTTGCCATCTTCCTTGTTCAGGTGACGGTTAGGAGCAAAACCTTCAATACCGTAAGGTAATTGTACAATTGCACCTTTATCGTCTTTTCTTGTTACATGACCTTCATGAACAGTTCCGATTGCAAATGTTTCTTCCAATGCATTCCAGGGATCTTCTTCCAGTTGTTTGTGTCCTAACTGGAGTTTGCGATTTTCCTTATCAATGCTGAGGATCATTACTTCAATATCCTGTCCAACCTTAGTGTATTCACTTGGGTGGTTGAAACGCTTGGTCCAGCTAAGATCACTGATGTGGATCATACCGCCGATACCTGCTTTCAATTCAACAAACACACCGTAAGGAGTGATGTTCTTCACTAAACCTTTGTGCTTGCTTTCTACAGGGAATGAATCTTCAATAGTGCTCCATGGATCCTGGCTCATTTGCTTAATAGAAAGACTCATCTTACGAGCGTCTTTATCAAGTGTAACGATCTTGGCTTCATGCTCATCACCCATTTTGAAGAATTCTTTCGCATTAACCGGCGTGTTAGCCCAGCTGATTTCACTTACGTGAACCAGACCTTCAACACCAGGCATAATTTCCAGGAATGCACCATAGTCTTCAATGTTTACAACCTTACCTTTCACCGTGTTACCTTCAACGATTGATTCGCTGAGTGTATCCCATGGGTGAGGAGTCAATTGTTTCAGACCAAGGCTGATACGTTTCTTATCATCATCGAAGTCGAGAACTACAACGTTCAATTTCTGATCCATCTTCAACACTTCTGTAGGATGGTTGATACGGCCCCAGCTGATATCAGTGATATACAACAAGCCATCAACACCACCGAGGTCA is part of the Lacibacter sediminis genome and harbors:
- a CDS encoding T9SS type B sorting domain-containing protein, which produces MNWIRKTILLTCFFIATLSSFAQIDTEFWFAAPDISSSTGLDRPAFLRIASFKDAGTVTISQPAGGGLPTQVINLPANSSASIDLTAWLAAVECGPGNTVQNKGIRIVSTAQISVYYEVNHTSRNPELFVLKGKNALGNDFFISSQNAGSNTTAHTPLPYSSFNIVATEDNTNITITPAKNIVGHLAGVPFTITLNRGQTYAAIATSQAPADHLEGSKVTSTKPVAITLADDLVISPGYACADLIGDQTIPISVTGTEYVVTKGYLIGTQEKIYITATANGTTVSQDGIVVGTLNAGQTLQTNLSNASSYIVASNPVYVYQISGIGCELGGAILPPIKCTGSLSVTYTRSSSRSNYLNVLIRAGGESFFKVNGSNSVIKPTDFSPVPGTANQWLSASVLLSNSISAIDSPVTITNSRTFFHLGVLIGNDREGTAFGFFSSFNNNYANASTTTPFICDGGKVSLFADTLLTATYQWTGPNGFTSNQQNPVINNATTASAGKYYLTVSLPGCGNQLDSVTIGIGGSKTSTVNRTICEGDTVEGYTTSGTYIDTLNTALGCDSIRTLNLIVLPKSVLTLTQTICEGGSVFGYTQTGIYIDTLTAANGCDSIRTINLTVLPRSRSTLTETICQGQSYLGYSTAGIHVDTLVAANGCDSIRTLILNVDTQPLPNLGPNRELCVGDTIQLYPGLYASYLWQDNSTNDRFVVNQTGNYSVTVTNACGSASDAVTIRAVDCVILFPNAFTPNGDGRNDYFKILNAFNLTDYKLTIYNRWGQLVYTTTDFRQGWDGQLKGMPQDPGMFVYYSSYKKDNIPVTTKGSFILIR
- a CDS encoding LolA family protein — encoded protein: MNTIRMKAILLTAIAAIFSLSIMAQSQSLGKSDPAAKKILDAVSAKFKTFKAVQASFSFKNEDAKGKVLGIKKGSLFTKGTKYRVNITGGQDIYCDGTNIWNYDKSVNEVTISKYDASQNSITPQKLFTNFYDKDFLYKLNGEKKEAGKTLQEIELTPVDKTKSFFKVIVWVDKAAQTIYSTKVLEKSGNKYTYTVATLNGKAAVADAQFVFDKAKYPGVEVVDLR
- a CDS encoding FtsK/SpoIIIE family DNA translocase, encoding MASNRTKDKKKKESPEQLKQEKEEQINVKELVKDERTHKIAGIALFIVSLVLFIAFTSYLFTWKEDQDKVLRHGAGVLFDEEVAVSNLLGRFGAWVSHLFFYKGFGVSSYLICSFFFIIGTNFLFGKKVFSMARNLKYVLVGLLVLPVFFSFFMKGFGFPWGGAFGNYSASWLNGFVGTAGTGLILSLAAVSYLIWRFNPVFKLPARKPKEIIVDPLPEEIAERVAIDVNEKFAIEEQAKNQLKKESSFTPVPLTEEKENPLHSFIINEKEEDVAPLTPLPFAEQPQTESSVEMTIPYADKPKKAAKIDEEEIGPALEIKNVTDDEDEDDDDETPVKKVVENLPPYDPFLDLKDYKFPSLNLLENHGSEKIVQDPHELESYKNQIISTLRNYDIEIQKIFATVGPTVTLYEIVPAAGVRISRIKNLEDDIALSLAALGIRIIAPIPGKGTIGIEVPNVKKTVVSMKTLLSSEKFQHNNFGLPIAIGKKIDNENFIVDLTTMPHLLMAGATGQGKSVGLNAILVSLLYKKHPSQLKFVLIDPKKVELSLYRHIENHFLAKLPGEEESIITDTKKVINTLNALCIEMDNRYDLLKEAGCRNLREYNEKFVARKLNPQKGHQYLPFIVLVIDEFADLIMTAGKEVEMPIARLAQLARAVGIHLIIATQRPSVNIITGTIKANFPARIAFKVSSKVDSRTILDTGGAEQLIGKGDMLISYNGELTRLQCAFVDTPEVDDIVSFISKQRGYPQPFLLPEYVDEKELEGKDFDLSDRDALFEDAARLIVQNQVGSTSLLQRRMKLGYNRAGRLMDQLEAAGIVGPSQGSKARDVLIKTESELNQHLEMMG
- a CDS encoding sensor histidine kinase: MKKYCLPIILFFLNLSVAGAHQDTSLSVIYTSKVINLHFLQPNMHVFVDKQNNTDIQTLRGSMFLHLNEKPKRSVSKNSLSGSNIYLLFWINNDEEKPRNFYISPGIYARECVVFSRLNNDYPWVEIPGQIDPSKNENAYRYFTVPSGVEMQILVRCRYAKAAVVSLKPFLINPIYFDDHVNKIHNNWYGLNTFTYLLCGLLLMMLLYSFANYVQNYKRSFLYYSIYALSIAALLFLKAVLYQRSIPFNFFYEEYFDYFLQIIGYIFYIGFTRMFLDTPKNYPLLNKMFIIAEIILAVFLTVFTILYFTGEAYSKLESTENASKFFLIFLGIMYLVLGIVKRNKLMNYLLMGNIANLIGGGISMFLISFPSTSIFPSTGLFRQSLFYFEVGILFELIFFLLGLVYKNKIELIEKVKMDEAIKQEADRQEYEKQIAILSAQQDERSRISADMHDELGSGVTAIRLLSEIARQKTKQQPIDEISRISYNANELMTKMNAIIWSMNPGNDTMSSLVAYIRSYASEYLDNFNMDYNINVTADIPDEDVSGVKRRNIFLVLKESINNVMKHAKATQVEINIRFANENMLVEIVDNGKGIDPEKLNQFGNGLKNMQRRMESVGGSFTILNHNGTTVKLEMPLH
- a CDS encoding DUF423 domain-containing protein, which translates into the protein MDKQFLSISFILGAIAVALGAFGAHALRELVDEKAIQTWQTAVQYHFYHLFAIALTGVLLKQGINVWYKRAGYLFITGILVFSGSLYTMILLKATGATSVNWLGAITPIGGVCFIAGWLFLFLGVRKE
- a CDS encoding shikimate kinase, which codes for MRYFITGFMGSGKTYWGKQWSEKFGLKFYDLDEEIEKREGKAVTAIFEEKGEEAFRKMEKETLCTYMKLDNFILSCGGGTPCFHNNMKRMNAQGVTIYIKSPVELLVKRLHTEKETRPLIAGMNDEVLAQFITGKLTEREHFYNQAMYHLPAEFMSLDNFQKIIRRNG
- the rpsA gene encoding 30S ribosomal protein S1, which gives rise to MSENQIVNSNADAQENVEATPVAETSTATTKAPVIEQTAHDDFDWSVDKRNVAIYTQEEREKYDSVYDGTFKQVNDAEIVDGQVVALTKTDVVVNIGFKSDGLVSLNEFRDLPGLKVGDTVEVMVVEKEDREGHLHLSRKLARITRAWERIMEVHKTGEIVTGTVTSKTKGGLIVDVFGMETFLPGSQIDVKPVTDYDQFVGKTMEFKVVKINETIKNAVVSHKALIESDIEAQRAVIMGKLEKGQVLEGTIKNITDFGAFLDLGGVDGLLYITDISWGRINHPTEVLKMDQKLNVVVLDFDDDKKRISLGLKQLTPHPWDTLSESIVEGNTVKGKVVNIEDYGAFLEIMPGVEGLVHVSEISWANTPVNAKEFFKMGDEHEAKIVTLDKDARKMSLSIKQMSQDPWSTIEDSFPVESKHKGLVKNITPYGVFVELKAGIGGMIHISDLSWTKRFNHPSEYTKVGQDIEVMILSIDKENRKLQLGHKQLEEDPWNALEETFAIGTVHEGHVTRKDDKGAIVQLPYGIEGFAPNRHLNKEDGKQVMADETAQFVVIEFDRNEKRVVISHARIWEKAIADEKNAEFKEKQADAVRTKKAVKEVQSKVEKTTLGDLGVLADLKKKLDGGAEESKSAE